A single Triticum dicoccoides isolate Atlit2015 ecotype Zavitan chromosome 2A, WEW_v2.0, whole genome shotgun sequence DNA region contains:
- the LOC119351886 gene encoding serine/threonine-protein kinase STY13-like: protein MVKRLRKGGGDRPMASREIDLAKLDIHHRESPGSFGSFCSATYNGRQVLAKVLEWGEDGFMTEAEISTQSEAFRKEVAVWKDLKHRSVARFIGASMDTTDRSIPADSGESSAPRDLPERACCVVFEYLYLGSLRRYLYAHRARKIGYKIVVEFALDLANGLSYLHSKNIVHRNVKPESMLLGTEEAVVKIADFGFACVQAKNPEDMTGALGYMAPEVIEGKPYDRKSDVYSFGICLWGIYCCDMPYYPDMSSVEVSFAVVHNNLRPKIPRCCLTRLANIMKRCWDADPDKRPEMKEVVHLLEDLDTTKGGGMIPEGTNPGCFCFFRPRRVGP, encoded by the exons ATGGTGAAGCGGCTGCGCAAGGGCGGCGGCGACCGGCCCATGGCGTCCCGGGAGATCGACCTCGCCAAGCTCGACATCCACCACCGGGAATCGCCCGGATCCTTCGGCAGCTTCTGCAGCGCCACCTACAATGGCAGACAGGTCCTAG CTAAAGTATTGGAGTGGGGAGAAGATGGCTTTATGACAGAGGCTGAAATTTCTACTCAGAGCGAAGCATTCAGGAAGGAGGTTGCTGTCTGGAAGGATCTCAAACACCGAAGTGTTGCAAGG TTCATCGGTGCATCAATGGATACCACTGACCGTAGCATTCCGGCCGATAGCGGCGAGAGCAGTGCACCCAGAGATCTGCCAGAGAGAGCCTGTTGTGTTGTCTTTGAATATCTCTATTTAGGATCACTGAGACGATATCTATATGCTCACAGGGCGAGAAAGATCGGATACAAAATTGTGGTTGAGTTTGCGTTGGATTTGGCCAATGG ACTGAGCTATCTTCACTCGAAAAATATCGTGCATCGGAATGTCAAACCTGAGAGCATGCTTCTTGGCACAGAGGAGGCGGTCGTTAAGATTGCCGACTTTGGCTTCGCCTGTGTGCAGGCTAAGAATCCGGAGGACATGACAGGCGCACTCGGTTACATGGCCCCGGAG GTTATTGAGGGCAAGCCATACGACAGGAAGTCCGATGTTTACAGCTTTGGGATATGCTTGTGGGGGATCTACTGCTGTGACATGCCGTACTATCCAGACATGAGCTCGGTAGAGGTCTCGTTTGCTGTTGTTCACAAT AATCTGCGACCCAAGATCCCACGCTGCTGCCTGACCCGGTTGGCGAACATCATGAAGAGATGCTGGGATGCTGACCCTGATAAGCGGCCCGAGATGAAGGAGGTGGTGCATCTACTGGAGGATCTTGACACGACCAAGGGTGGGGGCATGATCCCGGAAGGGACGAACCCCgggtgcttctgctttttcagaccccGGCGTGTAGGTCCATAG